CGCCGGCTTACACTGTACTCAGTGCACAGCTCTTTTTCGGAGGGGAGCAGCTCATTCGATTTATAGATATTACTTTGTATCTTCTGTTTGATATTCTCTATAATTTCCGTATACTTCGTATATTCACCCATCACTGTTCATCCATTTTTGACATATTTCGACACCTTGAATCGCATCGTCCGTAAAACCGTCTGCGCCTACTTCCTTACAGACAGCGGCATCCACTACACTACCGCCAATAATGATCTTCACCTGATCTCTCAGCCCTTCCTGTGTAATGGCGTCAATCGCCTTCCGAAGATGGCTGATCGCACCGGTAAGTACTGCGCTGATCCCGACAATGTCTGGGTTAAGCTCTTTTATCTTTTGACAGAAAATTTCAGGCTTTACATTGACACCAAGATCAACCACCTTAAACCCAGAAGTTGAGGCAACACTTTTAAACAGCGATTTTCCAATATCATGCATGTCACTCTCAATCGTTCCAATAACGATCATCCCATTTTTCAGCGCTGTTTTTTCAATGGATTTTGAAATATCAATACAGTCCATCTCCATTATCTGTTCATAGAGAATGCCCGCCATCATTAAATCCGATAAGGTATACTCTCCAGTCTCGTACTTTTTTCCGATAATATCTAAAGCCTTATTCAATGCTTCCACGACCTTTTTCTTTTCGATTCCTGCCTTTATCAGACGTTGTATGGTTATAATAACCTTATCTTCATCCAGCTCAACGAAAAAGGATACAAGTGCCTCTAACATTTTTAATCACCTCATCTTTATAGTTCATTATATCTTAGCAGCTTTTGAATGTAAATAAAGCAGCCGGAAAAATACAATAAAGCCCAGAACCGGTTCTGGGCTTTTGCTGATTAAAATGTAATGATCTCCGGTGCTTCCGTAAATGAGGAGAATGTCGCAGTAGCGTCTTTCAAGTAAAACACCTGGGTATTGTCATCAGTCGCTGAATACATATTCTGCAGCTCTGGATAACCGTCTAACATATGCTGTCTGGCCTCCACACGGTCATCTTCTACAGCAATCGCCTGTACCCTCAGCCATTTTTGACCGTCAAAAGCACAGATCTCTATTTTGGGATTTTTCAATATCTGCTTTGAAACGTCCTTTACTTTTCCTGTCTGAATATAGAGCTTGTCCTCAAAAAGATCAATCGTCCCAAACAGGCGAACCCTTGGCTGGTCACCATCTGTTGTAGCCAGATAGTAGGTGTTACACTTTTTCAAAAAATCAAAAACTTTCTGCATGATCCTTCACCCTTTCGAATTTAATATTGTATTTTTAATTATATCACATATCCTAAAATTGACCTAAAAAATCATGACCACCAGTTAAACTGGTGGTTTGAACGGGCCCTAAAAGGGCCTATTACTTGTGGTGGCCCCCTTAAGGGGGCATCGAATCGCCTGACAACCACATTTTTATTACCCGCTGCCCCCTACTCGGGGGCTTTTTCTATTTGCTTTTCTTCTTTCCCGTAAATGGATCGATATATTCTTTTATACTGATTTGATCATTCATAATGTCTTCTTCTAGTTGATTGTGGATATATTCTTTGATCATTTTTTCGTTCTTTCCAACACTATCAATATAATATCCTCTTGCCCAAAAATGCCGGTTCCCATACTTATATT
The DNA window shown above is from Eubacterium limosum and carries:
- a CDS encoding cobalamin B12-binding domain-containing protein is translated as MLEALVSFFVELDEDKVIITIQRLIKAGIEKKKVVEALNKALDIIGKKYETGEYTLSDLMMAGILYEQIMEMDCIDISKSIEKTALKNGMIVIGTIESDMHDIGKSLFKSVASTSGFKVVDLGVNVKPEIFCQKIKELNPDIVGISAVLTGAISHLRKAIDAITQEGLRDQVKIIIGGSVVDAAVCKEVGADGFTDDAIQGVEICQKWMNSDG
- a CDS encoding pyridoxamine 5'-phosphate oxidase family protein — protein: MQKVFDFLKKCNTYYLATTDGDQPRVRLFGTIDLFEDKLYIQTGKVKDVSKQILKNPKIEICAFDGQKWLRVQAIAVEDDRVEARQHMLDGYPELQNMYSATDDNTQVFYLKDATATFSSFTEAPEIITF